The Babylonia areolata isolate BAREFJ2019XMU chromosome 32, ASM4173473v1, whole genome shotgun sequence genome window below encodes:
- the LOC143276494 gene encoding uncharacterized protein LOC143276494 isoform X2, giving the protein MARGWHSRHVVTVALLLMAISATFIKGADSSTAKESASAVSDQSASGKNTVSPEDSEGNPIKGANSSTANPKLPIADVDSGSSMNSLLNGTVDEGKPDNESVNTGGSNTSLQPTAGKSDKQKRREQREKEREARKERMKKWRERFPLFQVITQERSLTLSQSDHRCESDSANVTSEDDCLKLWASQQQTKEERQRIFDDLKAKAEKKRQWKASLSKKKPKTAEKRRKYRLHHKSKRLLDGMNREMERIRKEKQRKQLEIETLSEHP; this is encoded by the coding sequence ATGGCGCGCGGCTGGCATTCCCGCCACGTCGTTACGGTGGCGCTGCTGTTAATGGCGATCAGCGCCACTTTTATCAAGGGCGCGGACTCGTCAACCGCCAAAGAGTCAGCATCGGCCGTTTCCGATCAGTCGGCGTCAGGAAAGAACACAGTGTCACCGGAAGACTCAGAGGGCAATCCTATCAAGGGCGCGAACTCGTCAACCGCCAATCCTAAACTCCCTATTGCTGACGTAGATTCTGGATCCTCCATGAATTCTCTTCTTAATGGAACTGTGGACGAGGGGAAACCGGACAATGAGTCAGTCAACACGGGTGGTTCTAACACTTCGCTGCAACCGACAGCAGGCAAAAGCGACAAACAAAAGCGGCGTGAACAacgggaaaaggaaagagaggcaCGAAAAGAGCGAATGAAGAAATGGAGAGAACGGTTTCCTTTGTTTCAAGTGATAACCCAGGAAAGGTCTCTGACACTCAGTCAATCTGACCATCGCTGTGAATCTGACAGTGCCAATGTCACGAGCGAAGACGACTGCCTCAAACTCTGGGCATCTCAACAGCAGACCAAAGAAGAGAGACAGCGAATATTTGACGACTTGAAGGCAAAGGCTGAGAAAAAGCGACAGTGGAAGGCGAGTCtgtcgaaaaaaaaacccaagacggcagaaaaaaggagaaaataccGTTTACACCACAAAAGTAAAAGGCTTCTCGATGGGATGAACAGAGAAATGGAAAGGATccggaaagagaaacagagaaagcagCTGGAGATAGAGACACTGAGTGAACACCCATGA
- the LOC143276494 gene encoding uncharacterized protein LOC143276494 isoform X1 has product MAAGRPSRLSAMVALLFMAASAIFIQGVNTSPTKENTASKDMSDLFSALGGESSSEEITQTPTTADSVDCHNQTQLQIKEKRESIWEEKMAEVQRRKKMQEQRKPKKKEGKELNTAQGLETKKDRKFLNGVNKKVKKDWKAKRIANKKERKEKWKRKKEDRKAKRQKKKKGNAKIKQQQKEERKKWKEERKQLQEERKQLQEERKQLKEERKQLKEEERKHQKEKRKRRKEEGKQRNVEEGKQLKEERKRRKEERKQQKVEERKRRKEERKSTRKPQQNEDRKSKSKQKRKEERKEWKEDRRQQKEDRKQQKEERKQRKEERKQRKEDQKSKRNQRKEERKLKNQARLEKIEERRNQRKERRKNKAPSPSLHKHEDTDQNRSSITTGDITEEVYEELQNPFPKPSPSKHVTYEYGVI; this is encoded by the coding sequence ATGGCGGCTGGCCGGCCTTCCCGCCTTAGCGCCATGGTGGCGCTGCTGTTCATGGCAGCCAGTGCCATCTTTATCCAGGGCGTGAACACGTCACCCACCAAGGAGAACACGGCGTCAAAGGACATGAGTGACCTTTTCTCTGCTCTTGGAGGAGAATCCTCATCAGAGGAAATCACTCAGACACCCACCACAGCAGACAGCGTGGACTGCCACAACCAAACTCAACTGCagatcaaagaaaaaagagaaagcatATGGGAAGAGAAGATGGCAGAGgtgcagagaaggaagaagatgcAAGAGCAACGGAaaccgaagaagaaagaaggaaaagaactgaACACTGCTCAAGGTTTAGAAACCAAAAAAGACCGAAAATTTCTCAATGGGGTGAATAAGAAAGTGAAAAAGGACTGGAAAGCGAAAAGAAtcgcaaacaagaaagaaagaaaagaaaaatggaaacgaaagaaggaagacagaaaagccaagagacaaaagaagaaaaagggaaacgccaaaataaaacaacaacagaaagaagagagaaaaaagtggaaggaagagagaaaacagctgcaggaagagagaaaacagctgcaggaagagagaaaacagctgaaggaagagagaaaacagctgaaggaagaagagagaaagcatcagaaggaaaagagaaaacgacggaaggaagagggaaaacaGCGGAATGTGGAAGAGGGAAAACAgctgaaggaagagagaaaacgacggaaggaagagagaaaacagcagaaggtggaagagagaaagcgacggaaggaagagagaaaatccacaagaaaaccacaacagaatgaagacagaaaatccaaaagtaaacaaaaacggaaggaagagagaaaagagtggaaggaagacagaagacagcagaaggaagacagaaaacagcagaaggaagagagaaaacagcggaaggaagagagaaaacagcggaaggaagaccaaaaatcaaaaagaaaccaacggaaggaagagagaaaactgAAGAACCAGGCCAGACTGGAGAAAATAGAAGAACGGAGAAATCAGAGGAAGGAGAGACGAAAGAATAAagccccctccccttcacttcaCAAACATGAGGACACTGACCAGAACAGAAGCTCAATCACGACCGGGGACATAACTGAAGAAGTCTACGAGGAGCTCCAGAATCCATTCCCTAAGCCATCACCGTCAAAACACGTAACCTACGAATACGGAGTGATTTGA